The Cytophagia bacterium CHB2 genome includes the window TTTGGGGCTTGAAAAATGTCTATTTGAGAAACATTTTTTAGAAATTTCTAATGATGAAAACAAATGGCTACCATTGGAGCGCTGGGAAATGCGGTTGCTAGGCAGGTTCGTAAGGTTGTTAGTCGTGTCGACAGATCATAAAAAATGTAAATGAGGAACACAACTTGTCTATACTAGAAAACCTTACACAGCCGCTCACAAAGCTACTTGAAATAGTGGCCAATGCGATAGGTGTCATCTATAAACCAGAGCAAATTCGCAGAGAAGCGAAAGCGCACGGTGACGCTTCCATAATTTTGGCGGAAGCCAACGCTACAGTTAAAGAGATTGAATTAAGAACGCGTTTAAGATTGGA containing:
- a CDS encoding DUF2806 domain-containing protein, encoding MIKNVNEEHNLSILENLTQPLTKLLEIVANAIGVIYKPEQIRREAKAHGDASIILAEANATVKEIELRTRLRLDHIENRRQKNLEQIIGKAALFLPSKVDNKPVDEDWTVKCTPKVGHSC